The Anas platyrhynchos isolate ZD024472 breed Pekin duck chromosome 10, IASCAAS_PekinDuck_T2T, whole genome shotgun sequence genome segment TTCTAAACAATTATCTGATTTCAGTGCCCAGTGACACATTTCTCACAGTAGAGAACGGCAAGACAGAGGTAGACAGAGTGGGGCAGCTAAACATTTCTGAAGGCAACCTGATACAAATTACTTTTAACCTGGAGCACCAGCCGGCCACGCTCTCAATATGTGGCCGCCTTGAGAAAACAGAGAATAGGTGACCCAGGCAGAGAAAGTTAGATGCAATTAGtcccagaggaggaaaaaaataatctaagacTTCCAGGCCCAGTATTAGAGTGATAGTTATGTTGGAAGAAGGTATGGCCCTTTGCTGGTACTGACCACCGCACTTTCCAGCGGAGATCAGGCCACTGGCTGCCCCAGGCCTGTAGGAAGACAAATATTCAAACAACAGTACTCACAACTGGAAACGCTGCAACAGTGAGTGAGGAGGGGTGTGCAGCCCTGTGTATGGGTGTACAGCCATACACAGGAAGAGGGtgggttgttggttttttgttttgttttgtttttgggagggggggctCTGAAACCACAAATCAGAGATAAAGGCTGGGGAAAGTAAAGATCTGTCTGGAGGGGCGGGTGTTTGGCTCAGGGGTCATTTCTGTGACTGTGGGCAGTGCCAAGCACAGTGAGGCTGAAATCTATATTGAAAGCTGTCCTTGCTGTTATTATACAAACAAAAGGTGCAGCAGAAGATGAAAACAACTCCATTTCTTTGACAATTTGTAGCTGGGAGAGGTGGCAGAGAAAGGAAGGAGCCAGAGcacacagagcagaaagcacACGGCTCCGTGCTGCACCTCCTGCGGGAAGAGACCTGCCTGCACCGACACCGACCTTCCAGGCGATCCACGAACAGCCGCTTCAGGCTCTGGTAAATGCCGATCTTGATGGTGCCGTAGGACGCCTGTCTCAGCAGCGCTGGGGCGATCCTGAGCGGGGGAACAAACGAGACCGGGCTGAAGCGAattcagcagtgtgctcaggtggccatgaaggccaacggcatcctggcttgtacaagaagcagtgtggccagcagggctagggaagtgattgtccccctgtactcggctctggtgaggccgcacctcgagtactgtgttcagttttgggcccctcgctacaagaaggacatcgaggtgcttgagcgggtccagagaagggcgacgaagctggtgaggggcctggagaacaagtcctacgaggagcggctgagggagctgggcttgttcagcctggagaagaggaggctcaggggcgaccttatcgctctctacagatacctcaaaggaggctgtcgtgaggtgggggttggcctgttctcccatgtgcctggtgacaggacgagtgggaatgggctaaagttgcgccaggggagttttaggttggatgttaggaagaacttctttactgaaagggttgtgaggcattgggatgggctgcccagggaagtggtggagtcaccatcactGGAGGGCTTTAAAAGCCGTTCAGATGTAGAGCTGGGTGATGTGTTTTAGCGGAGGCCTGGTTAGCGCTAGGTCAGGCTGCACGGGGTGATCTCGGAGCTCCCTTTCCACCCAGACGACTCCGGGCCGTGCACGCTGCCCTCGCAGGCCCCACAcgccggtgcccccccccccgcggccccaACCCACCGGAGCCTCCGGTGCCCCGATGCTCGCCCCCACGCCCCcttcccggtgccccccggccccgggccccGCCGCTTACCCCGAGTAGAGGGCGCGGCCGCCCTCCTCGCGGCAGATGCGGAACAGGGCGTGGAACATGCCCCGGTAGCGCACCTCGCGGAACCGCGCGTCGGCGCTCTGCCCCTGCACCTGCAGCCGCGTCTTGGTCAGGTCCACGGGGAAGGTGCCTGCGGGGAGAGCGCCCGTCAGAGAACCGGGAGCGGTACCGGGATCACCGGTACCGGCCACCGAACCGCTCCTCACCGAACTCGGCCACGATGGAGGCGAGCCCGCCGTACACGAAGGGTTTCCAGCTCAGCGCGGACATGGCATGGCCGcgggccgccccgccgccggaACCGGAGCCGAGAGCGGAACGGGAACGGGAGCGGAGACGGGAACGGGAACGGGCACGGAACGGGAACGGGAACCGCCCCGGCACGGGCGGCGCGCGCAGCCGGCGGCCGGCGCCCCCTGGCGGCACCGGGCTGAggccgcggccccgccgtgccccccccttccccttccccttccccttccccttccccttccccttccccttccccttccccttccccttcccccatcagcggggcccggcccccaccgcgcaccccccccccccggagccggCCCCGCTTCTTTGGTGTTCAGGTCGAGTCAGCCTCAATACAGTacgacacacaaaaaaagcacaccAGGAAATGAGAGTGCTGCTTCAGTTCTCTCTTCTGGTTAACGATCAGTTTTATTaagaagagtttaaaaaaataaagacacaaaaaaaagcactctAACTCAACAGCACGTCTCTTGGGATTCATCACACAAGGAAGAGGCGCTGGGTGCACCCAGGACACACAGGCGGCACCCAGCAGCCTCTCACTGCAGACACCAGGGATGCTCCCACCAGGATGGTGCCGGGCAGTTTGGagagcagcaccctgccaccctCAGCAGCCACCTTTGCTCTGCAGGGTGCCTGCCAGCACAGACAGCAAGGAGACCCCTGTCCGAGAAGTGAAATGAGAGACAAAGTCAAAGCTGTGGGAGGCCAAAACACCAGCTGGGGTATCCACACAGAGGTGTCAGGAAGCCCTGCACAGGTTTTTGTCTAGGCTCAAGGAGCACAGCTGTCTCAAGGGGAGCAGCCATAGCCCTAGGGGGTGCTCACATGAGAGCTCAGTGGTGGCTGGAATCTCTAGTGGAACCCCGCTCCCTGTGCCTGGAATGGGGCTCTCTGGTGCTACTCTCCCGCTGGTCCCTGGATCTGGTCCCCTCAGACTCGTCtcgcctgctgctgtgcctgtcactcttcctgccagtctcttctctctcttcccgCAAACTGTTTTGTCCCCTGTGTTCCTGGGagctcttttctcctcttctctccgACTGCCTCTGATGCCtctgctcttcctcttctcGTTGCATCCTGCTCGCATGTTTCCTCTCAGACCCATTCCAGGACTGATGACTCCCACTGGCATATCGTTCATAAGCAGgatcctccttctcctttttaatCTTGATTCTAGGATGTGCCTCCTCGGCAGACGCTGCCCTCTTCACAGACTGAGAGCTCTGCTTTTGCCTTTCTTGTCTACTCTTCTCTTTATCTGAAACAAAAGATTCATCTTTAGGGGTGGACAGTCTTGCAAGCATTATCTCAGCTCCTCAAGCTCTGCAACCTAGCACCGCAGCACCTTTCCAACTCCACTCCCATTTTGAGTTCCTCCCACCCTTGGCCCAAGCCTCATACTTCACAGCCTCTTTACCCCCCCAGATATCCTATTCTACTGCCAAACTTGACACTTTTCTTCTCCAATGTGAGTCACCCTAAGTCCTTCTTTAACATTTGTCACCTTGTGTTACCTTTAGCTAGGTTGCTCTCATGAATTTGAGCAATTTTTGCAACGCTTAGCATCTACTgtaaattctgttttctaagCAATGTACACACAACAAGAATGTCATTGGATCTGGGTAATTTCCAGAGTTGACAATGATTCTCTTCTATCTTCACTCCCCTTTGCCTCTCTCATTTTCGCGCATCTCTTCAGCTCTGTGCAACATCTTGTCTCCAGCCTTGGttttgtgcttattttctttcctccaacCCACTTATCTCAAACTAGGACTCTACCTGGCTTATACCACCCTCTCCCCCATGCTAAGGCCCCATCCCGTGTCCTCAATCTGTGCAGCACAGTACTGAACTACTGTACTGATAGGGGAATAGGATGCGGTAAAGACAGGTCTCAAACCCAGACGACATAACCGCCTGTCACAGAGACAGCCCAGGTGTGTGACAGAAGCTTCCTCTGCACACTGCAAGCACCAGGCTGATTTCAGAATAACTGACACCCCACCCCACACCAACATCACCATGCCAAATCAGCTCATCCTGGAAGCCAGAAGCCACTTCAGGCCAGAAGCCATTTCAGACACTTATCCCTGATGTTCCCACTGATGCTGCTTCCATGAGCTAAGGGCCCTGGAGACCCATGCAGTCCCACCCATCCACAGTAAAGACTGGCAGGAATACGTTTcacctttttgcttttttgccgGCACATCATCATCTTCTGACAAAGAATCAGACGACGAATGAGGCGGCGTTTTAACTCCACAGCCTTTTGCGTGGAGAGTTTTTGTGACCTCATCTAAATCATCGGAGTCCTTGGGAGGCCGATAGTTGGCTACGTGGTCCACTCGGATTGTCCTTCCTTTGATCTGCAACGGGAGTCACGTAGTTAGCAAAGCTGTGGACCCACTCCCTGcgccctgtgggacaccagagAACCGCAGGGCCAGCTCAAACCACGCGCCAGGAGTAAAAGCAGCCGCATTGCAGGCGGCTTCACTCACCTTGATTCCATTGAAGTTGTCGACAGCGAGAATGGTGCTCCTCTGGTCTTCATAGCACAGGAAGCAGAAGCCTTTGGACTTCCCAGTCTTCTTGTCCCGCACCAGATTGATGTTCACCACCTCCCCGTACCTGAAACACACCGTGAGCGCCCCGAGCAGCCGCACGGGCAGGGCCCCAtcgctgtggggctggggccgaGGCACTTACTGTGAGAACACGCAGATCACATCCCCCTCCGTCAGCTCGTAGGGCAGCCCACCTGCGGGGAGAGCAGTGGCGCTGCGGCACCGGGACGggcaccgggaccgggagcAGGATCAGGGACCGGGAtggggaccgggaccgggatcTGAGAGCGGCCACAgccgccccccctccccctttcccccccccccgccgcccgtACCGACGAAGACCCAGGCGCTGTCCTTGTACTCGGCGTGCCACGACACCGCCTCCTGCACGCCCAGCTCCGCCTCCCGCGCGTTCAGCTCGTTGATCAGCTTCACCTTCGTCAGCGGGCTGGGGGCGAGGACACCGTGAGCACCGGGAGTCCCCGGGACCACCCGGCCTTACCCCCGTATCCCCCTCCttccgctccccccccccccccccgccatcATCCCCACAACCTACTtcatggcggcggcggggcgcgggaGCCCGCCCACCCCCGCGCATGCGCGCTCccgcgggccgggccgggccgtacGGGGCCGGGCTGAGCCGTACCGGGCTGTaccgggccgtgccgggccgtgccgggccgcgCAAAGCAAGAGGCGGGGCGCAGTGCAGCCTCACAGACTTTATTGGTagcagcggcggggccgcccggcTCAGCACGGGCAGGCGTTTTTACCGTTGGCGTCGCGCGTCAGCTCCAGGCGgtgcccccggcccggccgcctcTCCACATCGCGGTAGAGCAGCGATTTCTGCGCCTTGAGCCGGCAGGCCAGGCACATGAAGATGGACTCCACGTTCTGGCTCTCCTTAGGGTCCTTGGCTGAGGTCTCGAACAACAGCATGTTGTGAGCGTCAGCGAACTTCAGGGCCATGCTGGACGGCACCTGGATCAGGTCCTTCAAGTCACACTTGTTCCCCACCAGCACCTTGGGGACCAGGGGGGGCACCGCGTGCCCGTTGCACTCCTCGATCCACATCTTGAGGTTGGTGAAGGAAGTCATCTTCGTGACGTCGTAAACGAAGACGACGGCATGCACGTTGCGATAGTAGTGCTCTACCATGCTCTTCCGAAACCTCTCCTGGCCAGCCGTGTCCCACACTTGCACCTAGGAAGCAAAGCACAGTGTTCTTGAGGCACGCACGGAAAGGAGGCTACCAGAGCACCAAGTGCCTGCCTCGAGGCAGGGCTTGCTGCTTCACGAGTACGTTGGTGTGTTTAActtgctgcagaaagcaggaggGCTTCCTGCTGTTCCACCTTTGACAGCCCATCATGGAGCAACAGCACTGAGCCATCTCCAGGACACAGGCAAGGCCAGCACACTGGGAGGGGCAAGTTCTTGTCTAGATGAAGCAGGACTGTTGGATGAGTTACAGGTTTGGGGGCATATGCTGGCAGTGTCCAAGGCTGTGTATGACAGTGCGTATGCTTGTGTAATTCAAACAGTAAGCCTAGCTCATCGAGTAAGAGCGATCACATCAGCACTTTCCTTCACTTTCAGTACTCTCAGACAAGGGCTAGGCTCTACACGGCATATCCCATTTCTCAGTCATTGCAAATGGTCCATTATATTCAAAATAATTGACAGCACCCTTTAATTGTGTGTGCTCTAAGTGAGAAAAATCCCTGTGTGATGACTTACCTGACTGAAACGCCTTGCCAGACAGCCCTCCTCTTCCTAATGCACTTCACCATCATCCCCACCACCAAAACAAATGCCACAAAATGCTTCccatttcagaaacatttttgcacCAGATCAGGACATTAGCCCACCTAACCCTATGCCATAAAAAAGAACCCGACAGAATTGCAACAGTACAGAAGAGGCAGGGCAAAGAAAAGAGCAACGTTCCCATGTGGTGCTCTGCCTGGGAATGGATAGTCAAATGAGAATTTAAGGGTTAGGATTAAAGAGCTGTTGAGGTTCCTGGAGAGCGTTGATGGCAAATTCCTGACCCAAGTGGCAGAGGAGACGAGGAGGTGCTCTGCTGGGCCTCATACCAACAAGGAAGGGCTGTCATGGTCAAAGCCATTTCActgaccatgagatggtggagctCAGGATCCCAAGAGGAAGGAGTAGGGCAAAATTTGAGACCACAATGAtgaattttgaaaaggaaagacagaagatgGGCCCAAGAAAGCTGGCTAATATTCAAAAAAAGCTGTTCATCCCAGTGAACAGGTAGGCAGGCAAACAGGCCTAGAGGCATTGCTAGACAAGGTAAGAGCAGTGGATATTGTCTATGTGCACTTTCAATAAAGGCTTTCAACACTTGTCTGCCATAAGATACTCACAGAGAAGCTGATGAAGTCTGGCTGGATGAGCAGTGGGGTGGATCAAACACTGGCTGATCATCCAGGCCTGGAGGGTAGCAGTCGGTGGTACAAAGTCTTGGTGGAGGCCAGTAATGAACGTAGTACCCCAGCGGTCAAAACTGTGTCCATTCCCGTTCAACATTTTTGTTAATGGTCTGGGTGAGGAGGCAGactgcaccctcagtaaatttgcaaaCAACATGAAAGTGGGGCATGGGGCTGATTcaccagagggctgtgctgccctccagagggatctggacaggctagAGAAACGGGCTGACAGGAACCCTCTGAAGGTCAGCAAGGAGAGGTGCAGAGTCCTGGTcttggggaggaacaaccccaggacatgctgggggctgcccagctggggagcagccttgaagaaaaggacctgggtgtACAGGTGGACACCAGCTTGAACATGAGCCAACAGCGTGCCCTTGCCACAAAGAAGGATAATGGTGTCCTGGGCTGTGCCAGGCAAAGTATCgccagcaggttgaggaaagtgatccttcccctctattCAGCACTGTTGGGGTGGcatctggagtactgtgtccagttctgagTTCCCCAGTGCAAGAGAGACATGGAAATGAAAAGGGCCTTCAAAATGATAAAGAGGTTGGAACAGCTCTTGTATCAGAAActaagagagctggggctgttcagcatggagaagagaaggcccagggCACATCTCACCAGtgttataaatatgtatatataaaaatgtgataAATCAATCTTATCaatatgtataaatacctgGACAGAGTGTGCAAAGAAGCAGCCTGGCTCTTTCAGCATTGCCCAGCAACAGCAGAAGTTCCTTCTAAAcctcaggaagcacttctttactgtgtgggtgacagagcactggagcaggttgcccagagaggttacAGAGTCTCCCTCCTTAGAGATCTTAAacagccacctggacatggtgctgggcagcctgctctgggtggtcTTCCTtgagcagggggattggaccagatggcttccagaggtcccttccaacctgcaCCCTGCTCTTCTGTAAGAACTTCTGTAAGCTGCAAGCTGGCAATTTCTAAATTACTGTGATTTACCTGAACCACCCTTAATTGTGACAGTGCCTGCCCCACAATCTTTCAGAGAGTAAAAATGTTGGCAACAAAGAGATACCTCTCATTCATCTCCATGCCACTTTATCCCAGGCTGTTTAGttctgagcagagcagcagcaggagccccatGCCTCTTGTCCCCAAGGTGCTTGCTGGGAACAAGTGGGACTTAAAGGAACTCATCCCACCTCCCCATTTGGATACACGGTCCTAGGGGAAGGGCAATTTGCTGCCCTGCCTCCCAGTCCTGCTTGCTGGAGCAGAAGTAATATCCAAAGGTAGAAAGCATGGCAATATTTTCAAGCTAGTGACCATAGGACAGCTTCATGCCAGCCTGCACTACAGCTTGTAACACAGAAAGGGGGCACTGGATGGAGCTGGGCAAGGCACGAGGGGGAAATGAACACCTTTCGTcttaaagagaggaaaaaatcatGGTCAGTTTAAAAGCACAACTAAAGTTGTCATCCAACATTAGCTCTACATTCACTGTGATCAGCCCCTCAACTTTTGATTCTCCATCTGTCTGCAAAATATAGCAGTATGGGCTTCTTCCAGGAGTCAGTCTTTCACACAGACTGCTGCTTGTGCTGATCCACCTAACCAGGTAGGCCAAGATCTGCTGCAAACTGTGCTTCCCAAGCTGTTTCCTACCCACTGCTCGTTGATCTGCAGATCTCCTCAGCTCTGAGCTaatgcatttctttactgttgCTGGTGTACATACAGCAAATTAGTTCTATTTTAGTTCCCTTGAAACTGCATCCTCCAATTGCCTGCTAACATTCCTGTGCATTAACATCGGAGCTGTCAGGCCCGCTGCAACCAGCTAGTGCAAGCTCCTGGCTTTCCAGCAAGCCTCTAGCCAGCCTACAGCCATATGCTCTCGTGGTTTCTGTGCGAGCTGTGCTCCGGTTTCTGCACACAGCTCCTTCCTCCAGCTCCCTACAGCTTCACCCCTTTGCTGCTGTGGTCGAGCCTCTGAAGCCGGGGCCGGCCTGGCGCTGTGAGGACCCCGTTACACCAGATGCTTGCAGCGTCTCGCTCCGAGCTATTGTCTCAGCCCCCCTGCAGACTCAAGCAAACAGCAtataaatagcaaaaaaaaaaaaaagcaacgtGGCTATTTATTAACAGCAGCGGCGTGTTGGGAGGACATCTCCACAGCAAGGGGAGGAAAAACCTTCCCGTTGCCCTCCCTCAGGACGGAATGGGAACGGGAGAGCCCCGAGGGGTGTCCGGCAGGCACAGATTCGGCCCCGTGACAGGGAGCGGggccgccgccagccccggctGCGGGTGCGCTGCGGGTGCGGTGCGGGTGCGGGTGCCGCCGCGGCCCACCTTGATGCGCTCGCCCTCGATCTCCACCGTCTTCTCGCGGAAGTCCACGCCGATGGTGGCCTCGGTCTTGTCGGGGAAGGTGCCCCCGCAGAAGCGGAAGGTCAGGCACGTCTTGCCCACGTTGGAGTCGCCGATCACGATGATCTTGAAGATGCGGGTCTGCACGTACGGCTCCAGCGACGAGTCGGGGCCCGgcggccgcccgccgccgccgcccgccgccatcCCTCACCGCCTCATGgggccgccccgcgccgccccgctCCTCACACAAAGGCTGCGGCTGCGGCGGGCGGAGCGGGATCAGGTGGTCGGtgcggccggggggcggcggcacCGAGCGGCGGCACCGAGCGCCAGCGCTGAGGCGGCTCCGCCCCGCGTCAAGGGCGCCGAGCGGAGCCCGTGAGGCGAGCCCGTGAGGCGAGCCCGTGAGGCGAGCCCGTGAGGCGAGCCCGTGAGGCGAGCCCGTGAGGCGAGCCCGTGAGGCGAGCCCGTGAGGCGAGCCCGTGAGGCGAGCCCGTGAGGCGAGCCCGTGAGGCGAGCCCGTGAGGCGAGCCCGTGAGGCGAGCCCGTGAGGCGAGCCCGTGAGGCGATGGGGACGGGGTCTCGCTTTTCCCTGTCCTCCACGGTTTTTCTGCCTGTGCTCtgtgcaaaaaaacaaaacacaagagcAATGCGAGGGGGAAGCAGCCAGCGCTGGCCTGATCTGTCTGCAGGGACCCACGGTGCtctgaggggagagggagggtaCGCCTGCTGCCTCATAACGCAGCCCAGACACCTCCAGAAGAGGTCAGAGCCTGGTAAAATTGGCCCAGGACACGAGTCTGCTGCAGCAGAGGTACTTGGTGAGAAGTGAAGGAGCCAAAAGCTGGGACAGATTTCAGTCAGACATCAGCTGATCGAAGGTTTTGGCCCATAAAGGAAATTCAGCTGATGGACTCAACAGTTGGAGTACACCCCAGAGGTGTCGTCAGGAAACCATTTCTGATTACCTCCAGACATTTCAGCCCTGGCCTAGCCAAAAACCTCCAGGGCAAAGTCAAGGGGACACCAAGACATCAGCTCCCCGTGTGAGCAGAGACAGTCATTGCCGAGAGTGCCCACGGAAAGAGCCCTTTCTCAGGGACACTAATCCTCCTACAGATTCAGTCTGAACACTGGCCTGCTCTCAGCAGCATGTGGCTACTGGAAATACACATCACAGCTCTGTAACAGCATCAGTCTGAATGGGAGATCATGACCAAATAACCCCTTTCTGGACTAGGTGGTCATATCTGCCAATAGCCTTAGGGTCTGAAGGTAAAGGGTTGTTTCTAGTTGTCATTTGCCATCTCTACTCCTGCAGGAGGTCTGGCATTCCTGCCATCTGCGTCCCAGGTTATTTGCCTTGTAAAGATACATGTAGGAAAGAAGGCTCTCTAATGGAGCCTCAAGGCAGTGCACAGAGCGTGCCCTGTTTTAAGGGGTATTTTGCCTCAACCCATTTTTATGTCCCTTAAAGTACACcaggaaacaaagcagcaaTATTCAAACCCTAGGCAGTGCCTTCAGTTTATTCGCTGCTACCAACTGCACTGCTTAGGTGTACCCCCAAGATGTTACCCCAGAAACCTTCCTAGCTGTCAGCCCAGCTGATACAGCTAGTTTGAGTGTGTCTGCTTCCCCATTGTATCAGATTTACGTCGCAAGGCTTTGGTagtgggggggctgcaggagtaACCTTTGGGAGAAGACTCCAGAAACTGCCCCATGTCAGCTAAGAGCCAGCTCCAGTCATCTCCAAATGGACCCAccgctgcccagagccaagcaaATATGTGACATCGTGTGTGCCTCTGTGacagcagatttaagaaagggaaaaaaaaaaaaaaaaaaaaaaacaaaaaaaactgctgcaccacagcagctgggagagaggagtgagaaacagccctgcaaaaTACCAAGGTGAATGCAgcaggaggcgctccaggcactggagcagaagttgCCCTCTACAGCCTGTGGAGggccctggtggagcaggctgtccccctgcagcccatgggtcccacatggagatctccacgctgcagcccgtggaggagcccccggtggagcaggtggatgtggcctagAGGAGGCCCCTGTGAAGCCCCACCTGTACTGCATCCAGGcttggggtccccagcacaagaaaaatgtgaacctgttagagtgagtccagagggctacaaagataaTTAGAgggttggagcacctcttctacgaataaaggctgagagctggggatgttcagcctggagaatgCTCCAAGACCTCACTGAGGCCTTTCAATACTCAGCAGGGTCCTATAAAAAGGATGGGTAAGGACTCTTTACTGAGGCAGGTAATtataggacaagggagaatggtcttaaactagaAGGGGATAGATTCAGATTAGACattaagaggaaattcttcactgtaaggttagtgaggcactggaacaggttgccaagagaagctgtggataccccatccctggaagtgttcaaggtcaggctggacAGGGCATTGGCGTACCTGACCTAGTGAGTGGCacccctgcctgtggcagggaggttggaattagatgatctttcaggtcccttccaattagggccattctgtgattctacaaagTGAGTGACTGAAAGAGTGGCATAGACAAAGTGTTCAGGACTGACCACAGCTCCCTTTCCCCTGTGCCATTTGGggggaggtagaagagggtggatgggaggaAGGCGTTTTTAGTTTATCCCTCTGCTGAGTGTTTTGCCTGTgacgataattgttgagtgatctccatctccttatctcaacccttgagcccttttcatacttcttccccctttccctttgagaaggGAGAGTGAGAGCACGGTtatggtggagctcagctgcccagctgcgTACAACCACACCAGTTCAGGCAGATGCCTCTGGCAATCACCTACGCAGGACGAGAGGGGGGCAGCGCAGCCCtgctcagttttgttttatctaATTTGCATTACCACCAAGAGATGGGAGGGACACGCTCCAATAAAGATCACATTTTCTGGGCATTCCTGGAGGCTGTTATTTACAAAAGCTATTTGTGAGAGACTATAGCCTCTTGTTCTCTATCTGACGCTGACTTGACTTCTCGAGTCTGTGAAATAAGACACCAGTGTCAGGTCCAAGCTGTCTCCCCTCAAAGGGACACGGCTTCCCATTGTAACGTGGAAGAAACGTCAAATTTGAGAGACCTCTCTCTTCTGGCTCAACAGCCAGCCTGGAAAGCAACTTGTCTGCAGTGCATGGGATCACTGGCTGCAGGAGAGTCCCAAAGACCCGCAGGCATTCCAGTGTAACGTGGATGATGGTGTcaagccacagcttctctgcaggGTGATTTCTGTTGAGTTTCCAAGGCCTGTGTCTCTGGAAGAAACCATTTGTCTGCCTTACACACAGGGCAATGCATTCTAAAGCCTTGTAGATCTGGAAATCTTCAAAATAGCTAGCCACCTGCAGCGGCAGAGAAGCCACAGACACCACAAACTCATAGTCTTCAGCAGAAGCCCTACCCAAGGCTTTTGTCTCCCTGTAATCCAAGATCTTTGGGAAACAAGACTCTGAGAAATAAGGGTAAGTGTTGCTGGGGTTAATGCTAAGGGCTGTTGACCGATTCAGAAGTCCCCCAAGCGCATCTGCCAGTT includes the following:
- the RBMX2 gene encoding RNA-binding motif protein, X-linked 2 translates to MNPLTKVKLINELNAREAELGVQEAVSWHAEYKDSAWVFVGGLPYELTEGDVICVFSQYGEVVNINLVRDKKTGKSKGFCFLCYEDQRSTILAVDNFNGIKIKGRTIRVDHVANYRPPKDSDDLDEVTKTLHAKGCGVKTPPHSSSDSLSEDDDVPAKKQKDKEKSRQERQKQSSQSVKRAASAEEAHPRIKIKKEKEDPAYERYASGSHQSWNGSERKHASRMQREEEEQRHQRQSERRGEKSSQEHRGQNSLREEREETGRKSDRHSSRRDESEGTRSRDQRESSTREPHSRHRERGSTRDSSHH
- the RAB33A gene encoding ras-related protein Rab-33A; the encoded protein is MAAGGGGGRPPGPDSSLEPYVQTRIFKIIVIGDSNVGKTCLTFRFCGGTFPDKTEATIGVDFREKTVEIEGERIKVQVWDTAGQERFRKSMVEHYYRNVHAVVFVYDVTKMTSFTNLKMWIEECNGHAVPPLVPKVLVGNKCDLKDLIQVPSSMALKFADAHNMLLFETSAKDPKESQNVESIFMCLACRLKAQKSLLYRDVERRPGRGHRLELTRDANGKNACPC